The Sandaracinus amylolyticus genomic interval CGAGCGTGGTGTCTTCTTCGCCACTGGTCGGCGGCCGCTCGATGCGGCCGGAGGGGCCGCACGAGGTCGCGAAGAAACCCAACGCGAGAAACGACAGCAACGCGGCCGGACGCATCGAGCCCGAAAGATGCATCGAAAGCGAGATCTGTTCAGCGCCAGAGCGCGAATCCGCCGAGCCGACGGATCAGTAGAAGACGCGCACGCCGAGCCAGAGCTCGATCTTGTTGTACTGCGCCGGGTCGAGGACGACCGCACCGCCGCCGACCGGGACGTCGTAGGAGAAGTCGGTGAAGCTGCCGGTGTAGCGGAACGTACCGTTCACTCCGAGCCACTCGGTGAAGCGGTACTCGGCGAAGAGCGATCCGATGAACCGCACGTCCGTGCGTTCCGTGGAGTTGCCGATCGGCGTCACGCCGTCGGGCGCGACGATCTGCCCGAAGTCGTAGTACGCGAGGCTCAGATCGGCGCCGAGCAGGAACGCGCCGCCGAACATCATCTGCGTGTTGATGTACCCGCGATCCTGCGAGTAGTAGTTGCCCACGAACGACGGGTGCACGCTGCGGTCGTACCCGAAGCTCAGGCGGAACGACTGCATCGGGCGCCATCGGAGCTCCGCACGAGCCAGGAACGTGTCGAAGTCCTGGTCGTACGTGGTCCCGATGCTCTCGAAGAAGCCGGCGCCGTAGCCACCCTGCACCATGAACGAGATCTCGTTCGTGATGGCGCCGTTCACACCGAGCATCGAGTTGAGCCGCACGCTGTCGAGCTGCGCGGGGCGATCGCTCCCCGCGCCCGGCGGCTGGTAGTAGTCGCGAATGATGACGCTCGTGGTGTGGACGAGCGCGGTCTGGGGCAGGAACCGGAACGACTCGCTCAGCGTGATCGCGTGGTTGAACGTGTTCCCGTACTGCAGCTGCTCGTCCTCGAAGAAGTCGAGCCCGAAGTCGTAGCCGACGCCCACCTGGAGGATCTGGCCGGCCGTCGAGAACATCACCTGGAGGCCCGCGTCCTCGCGGATGCGGGCGTAGGAGACATTCGACGTGTTCTCCGTGAACGGTCGGATCGAGCGGCCGAACTGGTTGTACAGCGTGAACGAGACCGGGCGTCCCTGGAGGATCGACAGGTTGAGCCCGATGTCGATCGCGACGTTGCGGCGGCGTTCGTCGGCGAAGAACTCGTAGTAGGACGCCGAGAGCCCGCCGCGGAACTGCACGACCGGCGGCTCGCTGGGAGCGCCCTCGCCTTCGGCGCGGCGCTCCGCACCCAGCGTGGAGAACAGCAGGTGCGGCGTCACCCTGAGGATCGCGCTGTCCACACGCTGCGGGAGCCCCGGCGCAGGATCGTCGCTCGTGTAGTACACGTTCGAGTCCCAGCCGACCTCGAGGCCGATGCCGGGGTGGAGCTCGAAATCACCGAGGCGGATGCCTGGACCCTCGGCGCGATCGCGATCCTCGAGCCATCCCTGCGCTGCGGCTGTCCTCGCGGTGGACGCGATCACGAGCGCTGCGATCGCGAGGGCAAAGCCAATCTGTCGAAGATTCATCCGGCGGGGCTCCGTCGGGGCAACGAAACTGCCGACCCCTCAGTGCGTGCCTCGAGTAGGCGGGTGCGTGCCTCGAATGGGCGGTATCAGATGGTGGGGCTGGCAGGCGGCGGGATGAACGGCACGTCGGCCTCCGGCACCTCGGGGATCACGGTGGGATCCTCGTCCGGCGTCGCGGGGTCGATCGTGGTCGTGATGCGGGTCGCGCCCGTCTCGTAGATGTCCTGGCCGATACACTCGCTGGCCGCGCGCTCGAGCTGGTCGAGGTTCTGCGCGAGCACCGAGATCACGGTGAACTCGTGGTTGCGGCGCCCTTCGTCGCCGACCTGGCTCGCCGTCTGGAGCGACTCGACGCGATCGGTGAGCGTGCGGCGGTGCGCGTTGATCTGCGTGAGCTTGTCGTCGAGGCAGGTGACGCGGATCACGTCGCCTTCGCGGCGCGCCTCGTCGAGCATCGAGCCGACGCGACGGCTCAGCGTTGTACCGCGCTCCTGGATGCGCTGGGCTTCGGCGATCTGCTCGGCGGGGCTGAGATCGGCGCGACGACGCGCCGCGATCTCGCCGGTCTCGTCCGTGTCGGTCTCCTCGCCTGTCGCCGCGTCCTGCGCCGCGACGAATCCGATGCCGCCGAGGGCTCCTGTCAGGATCAGCGCGAGCAGACTGCCGCGGCCAAGACGCATCCCACCCCTCCTCTGATCAGAGGTGCCGCGACTATATCGGCGACCTTCTGCTTCGTCAACGCGACGGAATCCGCGCATTTTCCGGCTCCTGGAAGGACTCGTTGCTGCGCCCGCCGCGCACGTTCAGCGGCGCTCTTCCCCGCCGCCGAGCGCCGAGGTAGTACCCGGCCGGTGCCTATCAAGATCATCACCTGGAACGTGAACTCGATCCGGGCTCGCCACGATCGTCTGCTGGCGCTGCTCGCCCGGCACGAGCCCGACGTCCTATGCCTCCAGGAGCTGAAGCTCGAGGAGGCGAAGTTCCCGTGGGACGAGGTCCGAGCCGCGGGATACCACGCCGCGGTGCTGGGACAGAAATCCTACAACGGTGTGGCGATCCTGAGCCGCACCGCGCCCGAGGATGTACGCCGCGGAATGGGCGACGGCGAGGAGGACGGGCACGCGCGGCTGATCTCGGCGCGACTGCACGGCATCCGGGTCTACTCGGCGTACTTCCCGAACGGCGGGACGCCCGACTCGGACAAGTACGCGTTCAAGCTCGCGTGGATGGCGCGGCTCGAGAAGAAGCTGCGCACCGAGCACACGCCCGACGAGGCGCTGGCGCTGTGCGGAGACTTCAACGTCGCGCCGACCGACCTCGACGTGAAGAACGTCGAGAAGTGGGCCGACACCGTGCTGTGCCGCCCCGATGCGCGCGCCGCGCTGGAGCGGATCCGCGGCGTCGGGCTGATCGACTCGCTGCGCCGGCTTCGGCCCGAGGAGGGGAACCTGTACAGCTACTGGGACTACCAGATGCTCGGGTTCCCGAAGAACGACGGGCTGCGGATCGATCACGTCGACGTGACGGCGCCGCTCGCGGAGCGGCTGCTCGAGGTGCGGATCGATCGCGAGGAGCGGAAGGGGAAGCAGCCCTCGGATCACGCGCCGGTGATCGCGACGTTCGCGTGATCAGCGCACGCGGCGGCCCACCGCACACCAGTAGGGCTCGCCCTCGTGGAACTCGATGCGGTCGAGCCCTGCGGCGCGGAGCAGGCGCTCGACGTCCGCGCGCGAGTAGCGCTTCTCGAGCCGCGTGCCGAAGCGATCGAGCGCGTCGGTCCGCATGATGTACAGGCTCTTGTCGCGGTAGTGCGAGAGCGGAACGCCCGAGACGTCGAGGCCGAGCTTCTCGGCGGCGGCCGCGCCGCGCGCGAGCGGCCAGTACACGGTGCGCGCGATCGCTTCGCTGGCGCCGAGCCGCAGCGGGAACGGCAAGCGGCTGATCGTCCGCCTCACGACGTCGCTCGCGCGCCACAGCGCGCGGAACGCGAGCGGGCGGTTGTCGAGCGCGTAGTAGAGGTACACGAGCATCGGCGCGCCCGGCTTCAGCTTCCGGACGGCGGCGCGCAGCGCGCCCTCGGTGTCCGGGATGTGATGCAGGACGCCGAGCGAGTACGCGAAGTCGAGGCTGTCCTCGGGGATCGAGGACTGCTCGATCGTGCCGTGCACCCACTCCACGTTGGGCCGGTCGCGAAGGTTTCGCTTCGCCACCGCGAGCGCATCCGCGCTCGCATCGACGCAGAGGAGACGCCCCACGCGCGGCGCGACGTAGCGCGCCCAACGACCGGTGCCGCACCCGACGTCGATCCCGACCGGCGCAGGCGGGAGCTCGTGCCACGGAAACACGGCGAAGTAGTTCGCGAAGGCGCGGCGGAGCTCCTCGGTGTCCTCCGCGTAGTCGAAGGTGCTCCACTCCTGGCCGAACCCCTCGACCGTCGCGGCGTCCGCGTTCTCGTGCGACATCGAGGGGCAATGAAGCGCGTTCGTGGCGGACGAGCAACTCGCGGGATGGCACCGTAGACCGAGCGTGTGATGGGCGAGGTGATCCCGATCGAAGAAGCGCTGGCTCGGCCGATCGGGTCGCTCGTGCTGTGCGCGCTCGTGCCGCTCTTCACGGCCTGGGTGATGTGGGTCGTGCTGGTGCGGCGGTTGCCGGACGATCGGCGCGAGGAGGCGCGGGCCGTGGCGCCGTTTCGATCGGCGGCGTTCGTCGTGGGGATCGTGCAGATCCAGCTCGCGTGGATGCTCGGCGCGACCGCGCTCGGGCCGCGCTTCGTCGATGCGCCGGGGACGATCGCGGCCGAGCTCTTCGGCGCGGTGTGCGCGATCGTGGCGTTCTGCGCGGGCGGTGTGGGGCGGCTGATCGAGGAGCGATCGCGGACGTGGCGCGACGTGCGGGAGACCATCGCGCTGCGGCTGCGGATCGTGCCGTTCGTCGGTGGGCCGATCGTCGCAGCGGGGCTCGCGTCGCGCCTGCCGGTCGTCGACGGCGACGCCGTGCGCTGGGAGGTCGTCGCGCTCGCGTTCGTGGTCGTCGCGCTCGGCGCGATGTTCGGTGGGCTCGCGCTCAGCGTCGCGACGCGCGCGATGGTGCCCGCGAGCGACAGCGTGCGCGCGATCGCGCTCGCCGCCGCGGAGGCCGAAGGCGTGCGGCTCGCGGGTGTCCTCCGGATGCCGACGACGCGGCTCGCGAACGCCGCCGCGATCCCGTGGGCGCGCACGATGATCGTCACCGATCGCATCGTCGCACTGCTGACGCCGAGCGAGCTGCGCGCGGTGCTCGCGCACGAGGCCGGGCACCTCAGCGAAGGGCCGTGGGTCGCGAGCGCGCGCCTCGGGACGGCGATCACGCTGATCTTCGTGCTCACGACCGGCGTGCGCATCGGGAGCGCGCTGCACCCGGACGGCGCGCTGATCGCGATCGCGCTCGGGATCGTGATCGCGGTGCCGGGGATCTTGCTCGTGCGGCGCCTCGCGCGGCGCATGGAGGAGCGCGCCGACGCGCGCGCTCGATCGACGTCGGGCTCCGCGGCGCTCGCGGACGCGCTCACGAAGATCCACGAGGACGCGCGCGCACCGATGACGACGGGCGCGCGTCGCGTGCATCCCGATCTCTACGACCGGCTCGTCGCGTGCGGGCGCGATCCCGGGCCCCGCCCTGCCCCGCCGCGCACGCGCGTCGGGACGATCGTGGGGCTCGCGATCGGCGCGGGGCTCGTCACGACGTTCTTGCTGGTCGAGCACGTGACCGCGATCGCGATCGACGACGCACCGCTCGCGGGCGACGCATGGACGCGGCTGCGGATCGATCCGTGGGACTCGACCGCGATGCTCGCGTCGGCGTGGGAGACGCGGCGCGACGAGGATCTGGATCGCGCAGCGCGAGAGCTCGATCTCGCCGCGTGGATGGGCGCGCCGCGCGCGAACGTGCTCGAGCTCGAGGCCGAGCTCGCCGCGGCGCGAGGTGATTGTGCGAGCGCGCGCGCGCGCTTCGACGAGGCCCTCCGCGAGCGCTCGCGCGTCGCGTACGACGACCCGTGGCGTCCGCTCGAGCTCGGGGGATGGCACCTTCCGCCGACGCTCGTGACGGAGTGCGGCTACGGCGCCGACGA includes:
- a CDS encoding outer membrane beta-barrel protein, whose product is MNLRQIGFALAIAALVIASTARTAAAQGWLEDRDRAEGPGIRLGDFELHPGIGLEVGWDSNVYYTSDDPAPGLPQRVDSAILRVTPHLLFSTLGAERRAEGEGAPSEPPVVQFRGGLSASYYEFFADERRRNVAIDIGLNLSILQGRPVSFTLYNQFGRSIRPFTENTSNVSYARIREDAGLQVMFSTAGQILQVGVGYDFGLDFFEDEQLQYGNTFNHAITLSESFRFLPQTALVHTTSVIIRDYYQPPGAGSDRPAQLDSVRLNSMLGVNGAITNEISFMVQGGYGAGFFESIGTTYDQDFDTFLARAELRWRPMQSFRLSFGYDRSVHPSFVGNYYSQDRGYINTQMMFGGAFLLGADLSLAYYDFGQIVAPDGVTPIGNSTERTDVRFIGSLFAEYRFTEWLGVNGTFRYTGSFTDFSYDVPVGGGAVVLDPAQYNKIELWLGVRVFY
- the xth gene encoding exodeoxyribonuclease III; amino-acid sequence: MKIITWNVNSIRARHDRLLALLARHEPDVLCLQELKLEEAKFPWDEVRAAGYHAAVLGQKSYNGVAILSRTAPEDVRRGMGDGEEDGHARLISARLHGIRVYSAYFPNGGTPDSDKYAFKLAWMARLEKKLRTEHTPDEALALCGDFNVAPTDLDVKNVEKWADTVLCRPDARAALERIRGVGLIDSLRRLRPEEGNLYSYWDYQMLGFPKNDGLRIDHVDVTAPLAERLLEVRIDREERKGKQPSDHAPVIATFA
- a CDS encoding class I SAM-dependent methyltransferase, with protein sequence MSHENADAATVEGFGQEWSTFDYAEDTEELRRAFANYFAVFPWHELPPAPVGIDVGCGTGRWARYVAPRVGRLLCVDASADALAVAKRNLRDRPNVEWVHGTIEQSSIPEDSLDFAYSLGVLHHIPDTEGALRAAVRKLKPGAPMLVYLYYALDNRPLAFRALWRASDVVRRTISRLPFPLRLGASEAIARTVYWPLARGAAAAEKLGLDVSGVPLSHYRDKSLYIMRTDALDRFGTRLEKRYSRADVERLLRAAGLDRIEFHEGEPYWCAVGRRVR
- a CDS encoding M48 family metallopeptidase gives rise to the protein MGEVIPIEEALARPIGSLVLCALVPLFTAWVMWVVLVRRLPDDRREEARAVAPFRSAAFVVGIVQIQLAWMLGATALGPRFVDAPGTIAAELFGAVCAIVAFCAGGVGRLIEERSRTWRDVRETIALRLRIVPFVGGPIVAAGLASRLPVVDGDAVRWEVVALAFVVVALGAMFGGLALSVATRAMVPASDSVRAIALAAAEAEGVRLAGVLRMPTTRLANAAAIPWARTMIVTDRIVALLTPSELRAVLAHEAGHLSEGPWVASARLGTAITLIFVLTTGVRIGSALHPDGALIAIALGIVIAVPGILLVRRLARRMEERADARARSTSGSAALADALTKIHEDARAPMTTGARRVHPDLYDRLVACGRDPGPRPAPPRTRVGTIVGLAIGAGLVTTFLLVEHVTAIAIDDAPLAGDAWTRLRIDPWDSTAMLASAWETRRDEDLDRAARELDLAAWMGAPRANVLELEAELAAARGDCASARARFDEALRERSRVAYDDPWRPLELGGWHLPPTLVTECGYGADDPPRE